From Rhizobium favelukesii, the proteins below share one genomic window:
- a CDS encoding MerR family transcriptional regulator — protein MLDKSPDAFRTISEVADDLDLPQHVLRFWETRFPQIKPMKRGGGRRYYRPEDIDLLKGIRHLLYDHGYTIKGVQKLLKTNGNKFVISIGHGDLASVQALTGGPQDDANTAEPRVGMSDEDQVVGRAKPPITRRFFNFGGGDEESPEISIGKSSVGKEDRALLQEALYDLLECKRLLDQVR, from the coding sequence ATGTTGGATAAGAGCCCCGATGCTTTCCGCACCATCAGCGAGGTGGCGGATGACCTAGACCTTCCACAGCATGTCCTACGCTTCTGGGAAACGCGATTTCCTCAGATCAAGCCGATGAAGCGCGGCGGTGGCCGCCGCTATTACAGGCCCGAGGATATCGATCTCCTGAAGGGCATTCGCCACCTGCTCTATGATCACGGCTACACGATCAAGGGCGTGCAGAAGCTTCTGAAGACCAATGGCAACAAGTTCGTCATCTCGATAGGACATGGCGACCTTGCCAGTGTCCAGGCGCTGACGGGCGGCCCGCAGGATGACGCCAACACCGCCGAACCGCGGGTCGGAATGTCCGACGAGGATCAGGTGGTCGGGCGCGCGAAACCGCCGATCACCCGCCGCTTCTTCAATTTCGGCGGTGGCGACGAAGAATCTCCCGAGATTTCGATCGGCAAGTCGAGCGTCGGCAAGGAGGATCGGGCTCTGCTGCAGGAAGCACTCTACGATCTCCTGGAGTGCAAACGCTTGCTGGACCAGGTTCGCTGA
- a CDS encoding HAD family hydrolase, whose protein sequence is MTASHSVPGKLYDAFLFDMDGTLLNSIAVVERVWSEWAVRHGLEPEVFLKTIHGIRASDVIRQLALPGVDPQHEARQLLKEEMEDVEGIVPIPGAIDFLNSIPQAKWAIVTSAPIELARSRMAAAGIPTPVAMVSGEEVAAGKPSPECYLLGAKRLGVDPTKCLVFEDAVAGILAGEAAGADVTVITETHTTPFATPHFSIPDYRGWRVDTSADGRVALAK, encoded by the coding sequence GTGACTGCGTCTCATTCCGTTCCCGGCAAACTTTATGACGCCTTCCTCTTCGATATGGACGGCACGCTCTTGAATTCCATTGCCGTGGTTGAACGGGTCTGGAGCGAGTGGGCAGTGCGCCATGGACTGGAGCCGGAGGTTTTCCTCAAGACGATTCACGGCATTCGCGCCAGCGATGTCATTCGCCAGCTGGCGCTGCCGGGCGTCGATCCTCAACATGAGGCGAGGCAATTGTTGAAAGAGGAGATGGAGGATGTCGAAGGCATCGTCCCGATCCCGGGAGCGATTGATTTCCTAAACAGCATTCCGCAGGCGAAGTGGGCGATCGTAACCTCGGCACCGATCGAACTCGCCAGAAGCCGCATGGCGGCGGCGGGAATTCCGACGCCGGTCGCGATGGTGAGCGGCGAAGAAGTGGCGGCTGGAAAGCCTAGCCCGGAATGCTACCTGCTGGGTGCCAAGCGCCTCGGAGTCGATCCGACGAAATGCCTGGTGTTCGAGGATGCCGTTGCCGGAATCCTCGCGGGCGAAGCGGCGGGCGCAGATGTGACGGTCATTACCGAAACGCATACGACGCCGTTCGCGACGCCGCATTTTTCGATCCCCGACTACCGGGGCTGGCGTGTTGACACCAGCGCCGACGGCCGCGTTGCGCTCGCCAAATAG
- a CDS encoding CAP domain-containing protein, which yields MVAWIACFVSARAGQRRIVAKMGNPTMKMLRTTAIAILSSACASAAQPPTTTSDFGSQTLALINSYRTSRGLSPLAANGTLKALARQHSRYQATRRAINHDGFRQRSAQARAAGLSVVCSENVGVGYTTPQQLFAGWRRSPGHNTNLLRPNLRYAGVAVIGGYSTFFACQ from the coding sequence ATGGTTGCCTGGATCGCTTGCTTTGTTTCTGCTCGGGCAGGCCAAAGGCGAATCGTTGCCAAGATGGGAAATCCGACCATGAAAATGCTACGGACAACAGCAATTGCGATTCTCAGTTCAGCATGTGCAAGTGCAGCACAACCGCCAACGACGACAAGCGATTTTGGCTCCCAGACACTGGCTCTCATTAATTCTTATAGGACGAGCCGCGGCCTATCTCCCCTCGCCGCAAATGGCACTTTGAAAGCCTTGGCTCGCCAACACAGCCGGTACCAAGCAACACGGAGAGCCATCAACCATGATGGCTTTCGCCAGAGATCGGCTCAAGCCAGAGCTGCGGGGCTCAGCGTGGTGTGTTCAGAAAATGTCGGCGTCGGGTATACGACTCCGCAGCAGCTTTTTGCCGGCTGGAGGAGGTCCCCGGGTCACAACACGAACTTGCTTCGACCTAACCTGCGATACGCGGGAGTAGCTGTGATCGGAGGCTACTCGACTTTCTTTGCTTGCCAGTAG
- a CDS encoding helix-turn-helix transcriptional regulator, which produces MITATQMRGARAMTGMSIEQLAAASGLPAATIETMERDEQEGPPHALLAVKQALEAAGIIFIASGNHDEGGPGVRLRARTGIDEGIRPENLNAANDD; this is translated from the coding sequence ATGATCACAGCAACACAGATGCGCGGCGCCCGCGCGATGACCGGAATGAGCATCGAGCAACTGGCAGCCGCATCCGGTCTGCCCGCTGCCACTATCGAAACGATGGAGCGCGACGAGCAGGAAGGCCCGCCGCACGCGCTGCTCGCCGTAAAGCAAGCGCTTGAAGCGGCGGGCATCATCTTCATCGCCAGCGGCAATCACGACGAAGGCGGACCGGGCGTCAGGCTACGAGCGCGTACCGGGATCGATGAAGGTATCCGCCCAGAAAACCTCAACGCCGCAAACGACGACTAG
- a CDS encoding O-antigen ligase family protein yields MSAVEATHLRVAQPQRATLRLIGSAMVAFGVFLSGFVIDEPAPYELWMAALLGIWFILGLRISRFTAPLLALLLAFNVGGMLSLTQMKDLGTAPMYVAVSTFLALTAIFYAAIIEESHRRLPLIFDAWAFAAVITSLLGILGYFHAFPGAEVFTLYDRAKGAFQDPNVFGPFLVPPSIYLVHGILVGNFRAAPIKAFALLILALGVFLSFSRAAWGLFLLGIILLIFCMLLKERSGAFRLRILILSLAAVMLLAASLVVALQFPKISALFSARAQLVQQYDGEHLGRFDRHRIGFTMMMERPLGIGPLVFGTMFPEDEHNIWLKSLTSYGWLGFVSYITMLCWTIYLGFRNLLKDRPWQPYLMIAWIGVLGHAAIGNVIDIDHWRHVYLLFGVVWGCAALEQRHIRNHAAQVPHIGLANEHRRASL; encoded by the coding sequence TTGAGTGCGGTCGAGGCGACACATCTGCGGGTTGCCCAGCCACAGCGGGCGACGCTGCGCTTGATTGGGTCGGCGATGGTCGCCTTTGGGGTCTTTCTCTCCGGCTTCGTCATCGACGAGCCGGCGCCCTACGAGCTTTGGATGGCAGCCCTCCTCGGCATCTGGTTCATCCTGGGCCTCAGGATCTCTCGCTTCACCGCGCCGCTTCTTGCCCTGCTGCTTGCCTTCAACGTCGGCGGAATGCTCTCGCTGACGCAAATGAAGGATCTCGGGACCGCGCCGATGTATGTGGCCGTCTCGACCTTCCTCGCACTTACGGCCATCTTCTACGCGGCGATCATCGAGGAAAGCCATCGGCGACTGCCGCTCATCTTCGATGCCTGGGCATTCGCCGCTGTCATCACCTCTTTGCTTGGGATCCTTGGCTATTTTCACGCCTTCCCGGGAGCGGAGGTTTTCACGCTCTATGATCGCGCCAAGGGTGCCTTCCAGGACCCGAACGTATTTGGCCCATTCCTGGTCCCGCCGTCCATCTATCTCGTCCATGGCATTCTTGTCGGCAATTTCAGAGCTGCGCCGATCAAGGCCTTTGCGCTGCTGATTTTGGCACTTGGCGTGTTTCTGTCTTTCTCGCGTGCGGCCTGGGGCCTCTTTCTTCTCGGCATCATCCTTTTGATCTTCTGCATGCTGCTCAAGGAGCGCAGCGGCGCGTTTCGCCTGCGTATCCTGATCTTGTCGCTCGCGGCGGTCATGTTGCTGGCTGCGTCACTGGTCGTTGCATTGCAGTTCCCGAAAATCAGTGCGCTCTTTTCGGCGCGTGCCCAGCTCGTGCAGCAATATGACGGCGAGCATCTCGGCCGTTTCGATCGCCACCGCATCGGCTTCACGATGATGATGGAGCGGCCGCTCGGAATCGGTCCGCTGGTCTTCGGCACGATGTTCCCGGAGGATGAGCACAACATCTGGCTGAAATCGCTGACGAGCTACGGCTGGCTCGGCTTTGTCAGCTATATCACAATGCTTTGCTGGACGATCTATCTCGGGTTCAGGAATCTCCTCAAGGATCGTCCCTGGCAACCCTATCTGATGATTGCCTGGATCGGAGTGCTTGGCCATGCAGCGATCGGCAACGTCATCGACATCGACCACTGGCGGCATGTCTACTTGCTTTTCGGCGTCGTCTGGGGCTGCGCCGCGCTGGAACAGCGCCACATACGCAATCATGCGGCACAAGTGCCGCACATCGGCCTTGCGAATGAGCACCGGCGCGCTAGTCTTTGA
- a CDS encoding undecaprenyl-phosphate glucose phosphotransferase: protein MNKAEKSDQFDLEALRKQVSDIKRRAEEADEEVQPEPINTYARQIAEQFSAGNRSPAIIIGQLRLFEFATQFLIGLLAFPFWPGNGAETLSGRGITAAIVAVLLVCALQTADTYSIPALRARMRLLPRVFAVWTSVFLIVIAGSALSGNVGLGQAQAYLAWFVTGAIFLLAARFLIAYGIRNWSRNGIMERRAVIVGGGEPAKNLIRVLEQQADNDIRICGIFDDRGEKRSPIMVAGYPKLGTVAELVEFVRITRIDMLIISLPLSAEARILQLLKKLWVLPVDIRLAAHANRLRFRPRAYSRIGSVPMLDIFNKPIRDWDSVAKRCFDIFFTLLSLALLWPVMLATAIAIKLTSKGPVFFMQNRHGFNNEIINIFKFRSMYADKGDPTGRAAVTKGDPRVTPVGRFIRKSSIDELPQLFNVLKGDLSLVGPRPHAILAQARDRAFGDVVEGYFARHRVKPGVTGWAQINGWRGEVDHDDKIKFRTAYDLYYIENWSLWFDLKILFLTPFRLFNTENAY, encoded by the coding sequence ATGAACAAGGCAGAGAAAAGCGATCAGTTTGACCTGGAAGCGCTGCGCAAGCAGGTTTCGGACATCAAGCGACGCGCCGAAGAGGCGGACGAAGAGGTTCAGCCGGAGCCGATCAACACCTATGCCCGTCAGATCGCCGAGCAATTCAGCGCTGGAAACCGCTCGCCGGCCATCATCATCGGCCAGCTCCGCCTGTTCGAATTTGCAACGCAGTTTCTGATCGGGCTGCTCGCGTTCCCTTTCTGGCCTGGGAATGGGGCGGAGACGCTTTCGGGCCGCGGGATCACTGCGGCTATTGTTGCGGTTCTCCTCGTTTGTGCGCTCCAGACGGCCGACACCTACTCCATCCCAGCGCTCCGCGCCCGTATGCGTCTGCTGCCACGCGTCTTTGCGGTGTGGACATCGGTCTTCCTGATCGTCATTGCCGGAAGCGCGCTCTCCGGCAATGTCGGGTTGGGACAGGCGCAGGCCTACCTTGCCTGGTTCGTTACTGGGGCAATCTTCCTGCTCGCCGCGCGCTTCCTGATCGCCTACGGCATCCGCAACTGGTCGCGCAACGGTATCATGGAGCGCCGTGCGGTGATCGTCGGTGGCGGAGAACCGGCCAAGAATCTGATCCGTGTCCTCGAACAGCAGGCCGACAACGACATCCGGATCTGCGGCATCTTCGATGACCGTGGCGAGAAACGGTCGCCGATCATGGTCGCCGGCTATCCGAAGCTCGGAACGGTCGCCGAACTGGTCGAATTCGTCCGCATCACCCGCATCGACATGCTGATCATTTCGCTTCCGCTAAGCGCGGAGGCCCGCATCCTGCAGCTGTTGAAAAAGCTCTGGGTACTGCCGGTCGACATCCGCCTGGCCGCTCACGCAAATCGCCTGCGCTTTCGCCCGCGCGCCTATTCGCGCATCGGGTCTGTGCCGATGCTGGATATCTTCAACAAGCCGATCCGGGACTGGGACTCGGTCGCCAAGCGCTGCTTCGACATCTTCTTTACGCTGCTTTCTCTGGCGCTTCTCTGGCCGGTCATGCTGGCAACAGCGATCGCCATAAAGTTGACCTCGAAGGGGCCGGTCTTCTTCATGCAGAACCGCCATGGCTTCAACAACGAGATCATCAACATCTTCAAGTTTCGCTCGATGTACGCCGACAAGGGCGACCCCACCGGGCGGGCCGCCGTCACCAAGGGGGATCCTCGCGTCACACCTGTCGGACGCTTCATCCGCAAAAGTTCGATCGACGAATTGCCGCAACTTTTCAACGTCTTGAAGGGCGACCTGTCGCTGGTCGGGCCGCGTCCGCATGCCATTCTTGCCCAGGCGCGGGACCGGGCCTTTGGTGATGTCGTGGAAGGTTATTTCGCCCGCCATCGCGTGAAGCCCGGGGTGACCGGCTGGGCGCAGATCAACGGCTGGCGAGGAGAAGTCGATCACGACGACAAGATCAAGTTCCGGACGGCCTACGACCTCTACTACATCGAGAACTGGTCGCTCTGGTTCGATCTGAAGATCCTGTTCCTGACGCCCTTCCGGTTGTTCAACACGGAAAACGCCTATTGA
- a CDS encoding glycosyltransferase family 4 protein: MTEQRPLRILHCFRSPVGGIFRHVRDLVLEHSKAGHEVGILCDSSTGGEHEDRLFDDIRPFLSMGLTRMPMRRHVSLSDIGVIWDTYKNIKSLRPDVLHGHGAKGGVLARLAGSALRVNRYRVARLYTAHGGSLHYSRRSLTGQFVLRMERLQEYFTDALVFICEYERDAYTKKVGRPQTATRLIYNGIAERDFELIPTRSDAVHYIYVGMLRDLKGPDLFVEAFAKAERILGRPLSAVMIGDGPDRDRYREMMIERGLGKRISMLPAMRVQQAFAMSQNLVVPSRAEAMPYIVLEGLGAGKTIIATRVGGIPEVLGRDSPALVNPEDSDDLARVMADAIRISGWHDEAMPPMEKVKSVFSASIMANDVLKLYHDLLDPQSKQAIAVAS; the protein is encoded by the coding sequence ATGACCGAACAGCGCCCCCTCCGCATCCTCCATTGCTTCAGGTCACCGGTCGGCGGAATCTTCCGCCATGTCCGCGATCTGGTGCTGGAACACAGCAAGGCGGGGCATGAGGTCGGCATTCTTTGCGACAGTTCAACGGGCGGCGAGCATGAGGACCGGCTGTTCGACGACATTCGTCCCTTTCTGTCGATGGGATTGACGCGCATGCCCATGCGGCGGCATGTCAGCCTCTCCGACATCGGAGTGATCTGGGATACGTACAAGAACATTAAAAGTTTGCGGCCGGATGTGCTGCACGGTCACGGCGCCAAAGGCGGTGTGCTCGCGCGGCTTGCCGGCTCAGCCCTGCGGGTGAACAGGTATCGCGTAGCCCGCCTCTACACTGCGCACGGCGGAAGTCTGCATTATTCCCGCAGGTCGCTCACGGGGCAATTCGTGCTCCGCATGGAGCGCTTGCAGGAATACTTCACGGACGCGCTCGTCTTCATCTGCGAATACGAGCGTGATGCCTACACGAAGAAGGTCGGACGACCGCAGACGGCAACGCGGCTGATCTACAATGGGATCGCCGAGCGAGACTTCGAGCTCATCCCGACCCGTTCGGATGCTGTCCACTACATCTATGTCGGCATGCTGCGGGACCTTAAGGGTCCCGATCTCTTTGTGGAGGCCTTCGCGAAAGCGGAGCGCATTCTCGGACGCCCGCTTTCGGCTGTGATGATCGGCGATGGGCCAGACCGCGACAGATACCGCGAGATGATGATCGAGCGTGGCCTCGGCAAGCGGATCAGCATGCTGCCGGCAATGCGCGTTCAGCAGGCTTTCGCCATGTCCCAGAACCTCGTCGTGCCGTCGCGGGCCGAAGCCATGCCGTACATCGTGCTCGAAGGCCTCGGCGCCGGCAAGACCATCATCGCGACCCGCGTCGGCGGAATTCCCGAGGTATTGGGCAGAGATAGCCCTGCCCTCGTCAACCCCGAAGATTCCGACGATCTGGCGCGCGTGATGGCGGATGCAATCCGCATCTCGGGCTGGCACGATGAGGCAATGCCGCCGATGGAAAAGGTCAAGTCGGTCTTTTCGGCCTCGATCATGGCCAATGATGTCCTGAAATTGTACCACGACCTCCTGGATCCCCAATCCAAGCAAGCTATTGCGGTTGCTTCGTAA
- a CDS encoding polysaccharide biosynthesis/export family protein, protein MPFAQPKFLMALSLAAMTAVVSGCNSYKPAPQAFNQATIQPYSLDSGDRLRITVFDQPSMTNTYTIDQAGYIAFPLVGQVPARGRTLQQLSGQIAQKLRQGYLRDPDVTIDVDRYRSIFVMGEVGQSGQYAYVPGMTVQNAVAVAGGFTSRANQGAVDVTRKINGQVITGRVNISSAIIAGDTIYVRERLF, encoded by the coding sequence ATGCCTTTCGCACAGCCCAAGTTCCTGATGGCTCTGAGCCTCGCCGCCATGACCGCGGTCGTGAGCGGCTGCAATAGCTATAAGCCCGCCCCTCAGGCCTTCAATCAGGCGACGATCCAGCCCTATTCGCTGGACAGCGGCGACCGGCTGCGCATCACCGTGTTCGACCAACCGAGCATGACCAACACCTATACGATCGACCAGGCTGGCTACATTGCCTTCCCGCTGGTTGGCCAGGTCCCGGCTCGCGGACGGACGCTGCAGCAGCTGTCGGGCCAGATCGCCCAGAAACTCCGGCAAGGCTACCTGCGGGATCCAGACGTGACGATCGATGTCGACCGCTACCGCTCGATCTTCGTTATGGGCGAAGTCGGCCAGTCCGGCCAATACGCCTACGTTCCCGGAATGACGGTGCAGAACGCCGTTGCCGTTGCCGGCGGCTTTACCTCGCGCGCCAATCAAGGCGCCGTCGACGTCACCCGCAAGATCAATGGGCAAGTTATCACCGGCCGCGTCAACATCTCTTCTGCGATCATCGCCGGCGACACCATCTACGTGCGCGAACGACTGTTCTGA
- a CDS encoding GumC family protein yields the protein MSGVSGNQDVDIDLGQLVRAVWARRLKVLAITALGAGVAFTGAKMISPKYRSETRILIEPRAPAFANAQVNDTNAGPLLDELNIASQVQLLQSADLIKQVINGQKLYDLPEFDAAANGSALTDILVALHLKKNPYENPPEERVIDAFTERLQVYQVPGSRVIGITFTSKDPKLAATIPNAMARVYLATQSGAKLDSNSEATRWLEPEIENLRQKVNDAEQKVAEYRAEHGLLPTNGGANFPTQQLNDISAELTRVRGERANADARAQSVRNALSAGEASDTLQDIMSSQSIQRLKSTESGLQSQISDLQTSLLNSHPRLKSLRAQLSDIKVQIRQETQKILASIENEAKVSAVRQKELEQQADKLKANSAQAGEDEVGLNALTREATAQRQLLETYLSRYREAASRADKNSSPADARIVSKAIQPVDPYFPKVLPIVIVAALATFIMSSIVIMLAELFSGRALRSIEPPEEEVAREEAEEPHATTAGSAKRTATPSLLATPADEEPVAQLVEEEDAVETNEFSIASVSDYLRGSRAPLAIAISPTGDDGSVATVSLVRKLAEDGSRVILVDMTGSGLPTDLMAEDRNMLGITDLLCGDAAFGDTIHGDSRTDAHFIPQGISDPRRAMRGADRLSLLLDALVSAYDLVIVECGAADVAGVSRLTQSKDVEIILSMPEIVEQEFVTAMTEFEAAGYERVVLMSDSDEPLESPVSRHAA from the coding sequence ATGTCCGGCGTATCGGGTAATCAGGATGTGGACATAGATCTTGGACAATTGGTCCGCGCCGTTTGGGCACGCCGGCTGAAGGTCTTGGCAATCACCGCGTTGGGGGCAGGGGTCGCCTTCACGGGCGCCAAGATGATCTCCCCCAAATACCGAAGTGAAACGCGCATCCTGATCGAGCCGCGCGCTCCTGCCTTCGCCAATGCCCAGGTAAACGATACCAACGCGGGTCCGTTGCTGGACGAACTCAATATTGCGAGCCAGGTGCAGCTTCTGCAGTCCGCAGACCTCATCAAGCAGGTCATCAACGGCCAGAAGCTCTACGATTTGCCGGAGTTCGATGCGGCCGCCAACGGCTCCGCTCTCACCGATATCCTGGTGGCCCTTCACCTCAAGAAAAATCCATATGAAAATCCCCCCGAAGAGCGCGTGATCGACGCCTTCACGGAGCGGCTTCAGGTCTATCAGGTGCCGGGATCGCGCGTGATCGGTATTACCTTCACCTCGAAGGATCCGAAGCTCGCGGCAACGATTCCGAATGCGATGGCCCGTGTCTATCTCGCTACACAAAGCGGCGCCAAGCTGGATTCGAATTCGGAGGCGACACGTTGGCTGGAGCCGGAAATCGAAAATCTCCGCCAGAAGGTGAATGACGCCGAGCAGAAGGTGGCGGAATACCGTGCCGAGCACGGATTGCTGCCGACCAATGGTGGCGCGAATTTCCCGACGCAGCAATTGAACGACATTTCGGCAGAGCTTACCCGCGTCCGAGGAGAGCGAGCCAATGCCGATGCACGCGCACAGTCCGTGCGCAATGCCCTCTCTGCCGGCGAGGCATCCGATACGCTGCAGGACATCATGTCGTCTCAGTCGATCCAGCGGCTGAAGAGCACTGAGTCAGGCCTGCAGTCGCAGATCTCCGACCTGCAGACCTCATTGCTCAATAGCCATCCGCGGCTGAAGAGCCTGCGAGCGCAGCTTTCGGACATCAAGGTTCAGATTCGCCAGGAGACGCAGAAGATCCTGGCAAGCATCGAAAACGAAGCGAAGGTCTCAGCGGTTCGCCAAAAGGAATTGGAACAGCAGGCCGACAAACTGAAGGCCAACAGTGCCCAAGCCGGCGAAGACGAGGTCGGTCTCAATGCCCTGACGCGCGAAGCCACGGCACAGCGGCAACTCCTGGAAACCTATCTCTCTCGTTACCGCGAGGCGGCGTCGCGGGCCGACAAGAACTCAAGCCCGGCCGACGCCCGCATTGTGTCGAAGGCCATACAGCCGGTTGATCCCTATTTCCCGAAGGTTCTGCCAATCGTCATCGTCGCTGCCTTGGCGACCTTCATCATGTCATCGATTGTGATCATGCTCGCCGAACTCTTCAGCGGTCGGGCACTCCGCTCCATCGAGCCGCCCGAGGAGGAGGTGGCGCGTGAAGAAGCAGAGGAACCTCACGCAACAACGGCCGGCTCCGCCAAGCGAACGGCTACGCCGAGCCTGCTCGCCACCCCCGCAGACGAGGAGCCGGTTGCCCAGCTAGTCGAGGAAGAAGATGCCGTTGAAACGAACGAGTTCTCGATCGCATCTGTCTCGGATTACCTTCGCGGCAGCAGGGCGCCACTGGCGATTGCCATTTCGCCGACCGGCGATGATGGATCGGTGGCAACCGTATCGCTTGTGCGCAAGTTGGCCGAGGATGGCTCGCGGGTCATCCTGGTCGACATGACGGGCTCGGGGCTGCCGACCGACCTCATGGCCGAGGATCGCAATATGCTCGGCATAACCGATTTGCTCTGCGGGGATGCGGCCTTCGGCGATACGATCCATGGCGACAGCCGCACCGACGCGCACTTCATTCCGCAGGGCATCAGCGATCCGCGGCGGGCGATGCGCGGTGCCGATCGGCTGTCCCTGCTGCTGGACGCTCTTGTCTCGGCCTACGACCTGGTGATCGTGGAATGCGGCGCTGCCGACGTGGCCGGCGTTTCGCGCCTGACGCAGAGCAAGGACGTCGAAATCATCCTCTCCATGCCTGAAATCGTCGAGCAGGAGTTCGTGACTGCTATGACCGAGTTCGAAGCGGCCGGCTACGAGCGTGTCGTGCTGATGTCCGATAGCGACGAGCCCCTTGAGAGCCCGGTCTCGCGGCACGCAGCGTGA
- a CDS encoding GNAT family N-acetyltransferase encodes MQAQKLPVARKAHHSTESNAEVSELRALNAQIAVAELDIVVLDSLGPLEEIWRELDRDDLNSLHQGYDWCLSWAKAHGNPLSIVWGRLGEETAFILPIEINRFHGFRTARFVGADHSNINTGLFTARFIELATNLEPRKFAELLRRALVGSADLLLLQNIPLEWRGCHSPLALLPMVQNQNHAYHLPLLANMESTLQQVNAKGRRKKFRTQLRRLEALGGFDYISSGTSDEQHRLLDRFFEQKGERFNALGLPDVFEASQTKAFLHGALDIRDPGSKTVGLEMHAIRLKGAYDGHIAALAGISRKGDHIICQFSAIDESLAAETSPGEFLFWQMIAGQHGKGVGLFDFGLGDQRYKRSWAPVETEHYDVVLPLSLRGRVGGLVHRAITRGKAFTKSRPKIYHLAQRIHRVIGV; translated from the coding sequence GTGCAGGCGCAGAAGCTTCCTGTCGCACGCAAAGCGCACCATTCAACAGAATCCAACGCGGAAGTTTCCGAATTGCGGGCGCTGAACGCGCAGATTGCGGTGGCCGAACTCGATATCGTCGTCTTGGATAGCTTGGGGCCGCTGGAAGAGATCTGGCGTGAACTCGATCGTGACGATCTGAATTCCCTGCACCAAGGCTACGACTGGTGCCTATCCTGGGCCAAGGCCCATGGAAACCCATTGTCGATCGTCTGGGGCAGGCTTGGCGAAGAGACCGCATTCATTCTGCCAATAGAGATAAACAGGTTTCACGGCTTCCGCACCGCCAGATTTGTCGGTGCCGATCACAGCAACATCAACACGGGCCTTTTCACAGCGCGCTTCATCGAACTGGCCACGAATCTCGAGCCGCGGAAATTCGCGGAGCTGCTGCGCCGTGCTCTGGTCGGAAGCGCCGACCTTCTGTTGCTGCAGAACATACCGTTGGAATGGCGCGGATGCCACAGTCCCCTGGCACTGCTGCCGATGGTCCAGAACCAGAACCACGCCTACCATCTTCCGCTCCTGGCAAACATGGAGTCGACACTCCAACAAGTGAATGCAAAGGGCCGGCGTAAGAAGTTCCGAACGCAGCTGAGACGCCTGGAGGCGCTCGGCGGGTTCGACTACATTTCTAGCGGAACTTCAGATGAGCAACACCGGCTGCTCGATCGCTTCTTCGAACAGAAGGGCGAACGATTCAACGCGCTCGGACTGCCGGATGTGTTTGAAGCCTCGCAGACCAAGGCTTTTCTGCACGGCGCACTCGACATTCGCGACCCCGGCAGCAAGACGGTAGGGCTGGAAATGCACGCGATCCGCCTGAAGGGTGCGTACGATGGTCATATCGCGGCCCTGGCTGGCATTTCTCGTAAGGGCGACCACATCATCTGCCAATTCAGCGCCATCGATGAGAGCTTGGCGGCGGAGACGAGCCCTGGCGAATTCCTGTTCTGGCAGATGATCGCCGGGCAGCATGGTAAGGGCGTCGGCCTGTTCGACTTCGGCCTCGGCGACCAAAGATACAAGCGCTCCTGGGCGCCTGTAGAAACCGAGCACTATGACGTTGTTCTGCCGCTTTCGCTACGCGGCAGAGTGGGCGGCCTCGTCCATCGGGCAATCACACGAGGCAAAGCCTTCACTAAGTCTCGCCCGAAGATCTACCACCTTGCCCAGCGCATACACCGGGTGATCGGCGTTTGA
- a CDS encoding DUF2842 domain-containing protein has protein sequence MPVRLRKFIGTILIVVLVLAYALLANTIAVATLGNAPWWGQLLYFFLTGLLWVLPAMVIIKWMAGPNQQ, from the coding sequence ATGCCTGTCCGCCTCCGCAAATTCATCGGTACGATCCTGATCGTCGTGCTCGTGCTCGCCTACGCGCTGCTTGCAAACACGATCGCCGTTGCGACGCTCGGCAACGCTCCATGGTGGGGGCAACTCCTGTACTTTTTCCTGACAGGACTACTGTGGGTGCTTCCCGCCATGGTCATCATCAAATGGATGGCTGGGCCGAACCAGCAGTGA